GCGGGCGCGGTGCTCTATCTCACCCTCGGTCACTGCCGGGGTCACTACGACATGCGGCCGATGGTCGACTACTACCCCGTGGTCGAGCGCGGCTCGTGGGAGCTGCCGGTGTTCCACGAGCTGCTGCGCCGGGGCCTGGCCTGGGCCAAGCGCGAGGCGCTCTAGCCGACCTTCACCGGCGGCTCGTTGGTCACCATGTGGCGCGACTTCTCGTCGGGCATGCCGAGCAGCATCTGGTACGCGCCCGGCGGATAGTTCGCCATGTGCGGGCCGGGGCCGTCGAGCGCCGGCTGCGGAACGGCGCCGGCGCGGTCCTGGTAACTCGCCGGGCGCTTGAAGCGCGCGAGCTCCTCGGCGCTGATCCCGGCCAGCGCGACGACTTCCGGGTCGATCCACGCGCCCGCGTCGATCGGCTCGGTCGAATACGACAGCTCGAGTGACAGGTTCTCCGGTCCCGCGAAGTAGATGGAGACGCACATGCCGTGATCGAGCGGTCCGAGCACGGGGATGCCCTTCGAGCGGATCCGGTCGCGCATGGCGAGCAGCTCGCGCTCGTCCTTCACGCGCAGCGCGAGATGCTGCATGACACCGCGCGCGACCGGCGCGCCCGGGTTGCCCGCATGGGTCTGGCCCAGCTTCACGGGCACCTTCGCCACGTCGGGGTTCGAGACGAACGCGACGGCGCTCTCGTCGTTCAGACGCAGGAAGCCGTGCCACGTATTCTCGACGCCGTGCATCCAGTAGAGCGCCACGAGCTCCATGCCGAGCACGTCGGTGAAGTACTCGATCTGCTTCTTCATGTCGGCGGTGCAGATGGCGATGTGGTGCAGGCCTTCGACCTTGTTCATGGCTTCGACTCCTCTGGATGAGGACATTCAAGCAGGGTCTTCGCTTTCCGGCAAAGCCTCCGGCGTCCAAGGGTACGTGGGCCATCCACTCGGAGGAAACGCCATGAAGACACTTCCTTTGCTCTCGCTGTCCGGTGCTCTGCTCGCGCTGCCGCTCGCCGCGACGGCGAGCTCGAACCCGGCTCGCCTGCTCGACTCAGCTCACGCGAAGCAGGTGATCCAGATCGAGGACGTGACGACGCGCGACGGCCAGACCTCGGGCACGATCGTCAACTCGGGCAAGGAGCCGATCCGCGACGTCGAGCTCCTCGTGCAGCACCAGTACCGCTGGCCCAACGAGTTCAAGCCCGGCAAGCGCAACCCGGGCGTCGCGCATGAGATCACGATCGGCGGCACGATTCCGCCGGGCGGCCGCGAGCCCTTCACGGTGGCTTCGGCCCCGCCCGCTACGCCCCAGAAGGGCGGCAGCTTCACGACCGACGTGAAGGTGCTGGCGTTCGAACAGGTCGAGCCGGTGACAGCGGCCCGCCACCCGACGCCGGGCATGTGACTCCGCTCAGCAGTTGTCGGTGCGGAGCTTGCCCTCGGCGACGTCCTTGGCGAGCTCGAGCGCGTCGGCGAGGTTGCGGCAGTCACAGGTGACCAGGCCGCCCTCGCTGGCGCTCTTCGACCAGCGGCTCGCGCCGAGCGTGGCCAGCGCGCTGCCGCCGTGGATGTTGATCACCGCGCGGATGCCGCTGTCCAGAGTGAGTGGCCCGGCCTCGGTGGTGAGCCAGGTGAGGTCGGCTTGGGACGGAACGCCCGGGTTGCGCGTGAGGTCCACGAGCCAGGACTTGGCGCGCAGGCGGCCGCACTCGGCCAGGCCGCGCGCGATCGCGTTGCGGAACTCGGAAGTGCTGAGTGACTCCCAGCCGGCCAGCACGGCCCGGTGCTCCGGATAGTGCTCGACCGTGATCGTCCCGGGAATCCTGAACAGCTCCCTGCCCTTCATCGGCCAGCACCTCCGCACGCGCTCTATCGGCCCCACGGAGACGCAGCCTGACCGTCGTTTGCCGGGCCGAAGCGCCCGTGCCGCAGCGCCCCAGATGTACGAGCATGTCCGGATGGCTCGCTCCCGCTGGCTGATCGCGACGGCACTGGCATGTCTGGCGGCGGCTCCCGTGGTGCGCAAGCCGCTGCTGGGGCCACCCGCGCCCGGCGTTCCCGATCTGCCCAAGCCGTACGTCGACGCCGTGAAGGCCGGTGAGGCGGCGCTCGACCGGGGCGACCTGAAGACCGCGTCTGCGGAGTTCACGCGCGCATTGGCGGTCGATCTGCCCGAAGTGCCCAACTACGAGGTGGTGATCCGGATCGCCGAGATCAAGTGTCTCGAGCGGGCGCCCGACGCCCGGCGCGAGCTCGCGGAGTTCGCCTGCATGCTCGACGTGGACGAGGGCAAGAGGCCGTGCTTCGAGAGGACCGCCGATGGAGACATCGGGGAACGGAGCCCGGCAGTGACTCATCAGTGCTTCGACCGGATGTGCGGCGAGCTCTACCTGCCCTACTACGAGCACCCGGACCGCGCCGAGCTGGCCGCCATTCGTGAGCTTCGCGGCGAGCTGAAGCGGGTCGGCAAGATCTGCCGCCCGCCGGGGTGAGCGCAGGAGCCGGTCTCTCTAGTGGTGGGCGGCGAGCCGGTACCGGAGCTTCAGGTGTTTCACGCCGGCCACGAAGCTC
Above is a window of Myxococcota bacterium DNA encoding:
- a CDS encoding VOC family protein — translated: MNKVEGLHHIAICTADMKKQIEYFTDVLGMELVALYWMHGVENTWHGFLRLNDESAVAFVSNPDVAKVPVKLGQTHAGNPGAPVARGVMQHLALRVKDERELLAMRDRIRSKGIPVLGPLDHGMCVSIYFAGPENLSLELSYSTEPIDAGAWIDPEVVALAGISAEELARFKRPASYQDRAGAVPQPALDGPGPHMANYPPGAYQMLLGMPDEKSRHMVTNEPPVKVG